One Mycoavidus sp. B2-EB genomic region harbors:
- a CDS encoding SPFH domain-containing protein yields MMLVDTSFLALIIFIIAIVIAAQSVKIVPQQHAWVLERLGRYHATLTPGANIVLPFIDRVAYRHILKEIPLDVPSQICITRDNTQLQVDGVLYFQVTDPMKASYGSSNYILAITQLAQTTLRSVIGKLELDKTFEERALINHGIVEALDEAAANWGVKVLRYEIKDLTPPKEILHAMQSQITAEREKRALIAASEGKRQEQINLATGAREAAIQKSEGEKQAAINQAQGQASAILSVAEANAQAIAKVGHAIQSAGGTEAVNLKVAEQYVSAFGNLAKTGNTLIVPANLSEVSTMIGAALSIFKQGK; encoded by the coding sequence ATGATGTTAGTCGATACCAGCTTCCTCGCGCTTATTATATTTATCATCGCGATTGTAATTGCAGCGCAATCCGTGAAAATTGTGCCCCAACAACATGCTTGGGTGCTGGAGCGGCTTGGCCGCTATCATGCAACGCTAACGCCAGGCGCGAACATTGTGCTCCCTTTTATTGATCGGGTTGCCTATCGGCATATCTTAAAAGAAATTCCGCTCGATGTGCCTAGTCAGATTTGCATCACGCGGGATAACACGCAATTGCAAGTAGATGGCGTTCTATATTTTCAGGTCACTGACCCGATGAAAGCTTCTTATGGCTCAAGCAACTATATCCTCGCCATCACGCAACTTGCGCAAACCACATTACGCTCGGTGATTGGCAAGCTCGAACTCGATAAAACTTTTGAAGAGCGCGCACTCATCAACCACGGCATCGTTGAAGCCTTAGACGAAGCAGCGGCCAATTGGGGCGTTAAAGTATTGCGTTATGAAATCAAAGATCTCACGCCACCTAAAGAAATATTACATGCAATGCAATCGCAAATCACGGCTGAGCGTGAGAAACGCGCATTGATTGCCGCCTCTGAAGGCAAACGGCAAGAGCAAATTAACCTAGCCACTGGTGCACGCGAAGCCGCGATTCAAAAATCGGAAGGTGAAAAACAAGCTGCAATTAACCAAGCGCAAGGGCAGGCATCGGCGATTCTCTCCGTAGCCGAAGCAAATGCGCAAGCAATTGCAAAAGTGGGCCATGCAATTCAATCGGCTGGCGGTACCGAGGCGGTCAATTTGAAAGTTGCGGAGCAATATGTGAGTGCCTTTGGTAATCTGGCTAAGACCGGCAATACGTTGATTGTGCCAGCGAATTTGAGCGAAGTAAGTACAATGATTGGGGCAGCGTTGTCGATCTTTAAGCAGGGAAAGTGA
- a CDS encoding NfeD family protein encodes MMQASLIWWLLAGGLVIAELLTGTFYLLMVALGCLAGGVMTLLGFSVTEQLAMAAAVALSALLLLRRSRLAAARGRNALNNPSNNLDLGAFLQVEAWQGRRARALYRGAQWDVELAAGENIAGEWYEIKEMRGNLLIVVAKRS; translated from the coding sequence ATGATGCAAGCAAGCCTGATCTGGTGGCTTTTAGCCGGGGGGCTCGTCATTGCCGAGTTGCTCACGGGCACCTTTTACCTATTAATGGTTGCGCTGGGTTGTCTGGCCGGCGGCGTGATGACCTTACTCGGATTTTCGGTCACCGAGCAGCTCGCCATGGCAGCTGCAGTCGCGCTGAGCGCATTGCTACTGTTACGCCGTTCCCGTCTCGCTGCGGCGAGAGGGCGCAACGCGCTCAATAATCCCAGTAACAACCTCGATCTAGGGGCATTCTTGCAAGTTGAGGCTTGGCAAGGGCGCCGCGCGCGCGCATTGTATCGTGGTGCGCAATGGGATGTTGAACTGGCAGCAGGTGAGAATATAGCTGGTGAATGGTATGAAATTAAAGAAATGCGCGGCAATCTTTTGATTGTTGTGGCCAAACGTAGTTAA